ATTATGCACGACTATAATTAACTTGAAAGATGTTCATTTTGCGTAGTTAAGGATATTACTATGGTCGTATGTCGTATTATTCGTACTTATAATTGTAAGGCACAGTCGGTATATGTGACTGTGTTGTAAGGtacgtaaaaatatctttagaAACATGGCGAATATCGCAAAGTTTGTGGGACTGGACAGAGTTTGCAATTATTGGCGTACAATAAAAGCAAATGGTggtattttaaattctttgttCACATTATACAGGTTAGTATAACacaattgttatatataatattttcttaaatagtatttatatatgtcaatactttttgtaattatctatggaattgaaaatttcttttatagtaGTAAACctaatcttttaaatatttatgattgtGAGATTGtggatatttattttctgttttaagtttaacataaacatataaaaataatttaacatcataaataacattatgtGATATTACATTATAGAGTGGATGAATTAAAAGCTGGCACTTTAGTAGGTGAGGATAAATATGGCAACAAATACTACGAAGATAATTCAAACTTTTTTAGTAAgttcaaaaaatgaaaattcttttcttatttgtttatagtatgaatgtgtaaaatatttaaaaaatattgtacttattatatactgagaaagataaatacatattatatacctactatatatttaaagaaacacaggttttttaatataattaagtataatttaagaacattatatttataaacaattaaaagTTGACCATTATACTAAACAATGAAGTTATCTGTAATTAGAAAGTTATTGTTATGTTCATTACAACAGGTTCTAATAGATGGGTAATATATTCTGAAAAAGTTTATTTGGATTATGATGGTTCTCAAGTCCCAGCAGAATGGTTTGGATGGCTACATTATAAAACTGATTTAATTCCTACTAAGGATCCTAATCGACCAAAACATTCGTGGATGGCAGACCACAAACCAAATTTAAGTGGTACCAATGAAGCTTACATACCTTATACTACTACAAAACCAAAAATTATACCATGGAAACCACCGCAGTAATATATTTCCagtgtaatttgtaatatagaTTTGCATAGggtaattataataaagataatatgtaattaaatgtaaataaatataatggaacttaatatttatatttatttaatatattattaattgttatcAATAATTGAGTTATTGTAGCTTGAAAATATTGTATCTGACTATAAAGTCATGAAAAATTCTGTTGAATATGTATTGTCAGAATTTGatgttaaatgaaatattgtattatttgtcGGCACGACATATGCCCTTTCGTGTCTCGAGGGGCTTTTGGTGTTACATCCTTATATCTGCTTTTATGGGTAGTATGAAGTCGCTAACATAGAACATATAACCTTAAGACCTACTTGTAACTTAACATAACCTATAtgtttacatataaatataaatataaatattcgtcTTGAAATCTAAATCATATTTGGTCTCACTTGTCAGTTATTGCTATGTCTATTTTCGGCATTATACTGACACAGTACTTTGCTTTTCTTTGTAGTTAAATACTGtgtgattatattttataaattttagtttagTTTTTTTACTTTGAtcactattatattttttattatatatgttctatatatacatatattttattatattacataataattatttaataaatataattatctgaaaattatcatttgaatttgaattatattttgataattactatcatattttactattttaaaatattactgtaAAATAATACTACTGTTACGAGGATacacaaataatttaattatatttttacttggaaataattttctaagtatatataaatacgtaatagtCCATTATTAGCGAATTAGCAAATTATCTTAATTCATTAGATTTCtcagaggaaaagaaaaataagatcTAAAGGTACAATCTCGCTTATCCGAACAAGTCGGAAAACAATGCAGTTCAGATAACGGAGCAGTCCTTATAGTAAAGATTCACTAATTGTTCCATTAAGCTTTTCTTATTAACTCGAATACTAGAATTTAAGTATTAGGATTTTAAATTGCTCTTTCTTTGACATACAGAtagtttttaaatacaaaatatagatTGTATATATTAACATATCCATTATCGAACTACATGTTTGTGCgtgtataattgaaataatgttTGACTATAGTTCGGATAATAGAAGCTCAACGTTAACTTGTTCATATAAATGAGGAGCTAATAAATGAGACTTTACCGTATGTAAAATTCTTGctcatttttttcatatatatacatactttacATATTAACATTTACCTACATTTATAAACATTAAGAACATTTCTTGATAAtactaaattaatttataagaaatgaCTGTATTAGTGACTGTGACTTTTTAGtagagaatataattaaaaaataagaaagttaaTACTTGAGATATGtttattgatatttctattacggattttaaagaaaagaaaaagtccTAAAAGAATAGCCATCCTTGTTACTTGTTACTACTGTCATATTGATTAGTTTTGATTACTAAGAGTAGGGAGACAGTAGAAAAAGTATAGACGGAAAAGTTTCGGTCGTAAGTTAAGAATTAAAGATAGCCTCAGAAAGTTTACGTTATTTATTTGAGTAGGGATCTATCTCTCATGAACTTCGCAAGTACTAAATATACAAATGTGTATAAAATTCAACTGACTAAAAAGGTTGTTCTGGCAAATGAAGATTGGAATTTAAGGGTGAGCTACAAatcatatattaataaaatatgttatatatatatattttttttatttatatcttcccTCTTATAGATATGTATGTCTCTTTATTAGAGGAATATTCTTATTCTTTAAATTGGCAAGTTT
The nucleotide sequence above comes from Bombus fervidus isolate BK054 chromosome 6, iyBomFerv1, whole genome shotgun sequence. Encoded proteins:
- the Nd-b17.2 gene encoding NADH dehydrogenase (ubiquinone) B17.2 subunit; this translates as MANIAKFVGLDRVCNYWRTIKANGGILNSLFTLYRVDELKAGTLVGEDKYGNKYYEDNSNFFSSNRWVIYSEKVYLDYDGSQVPAEWFGWLHYKTDLIPTKDPNRPKHSWMADHKPNLSGTNEAYIPYTTTKPKIIPWKPPQ